One genomic window of Podarcis muralis chromosome 9, rPodMur119.hap1.1, whole genome shotgun sequence includes the following:
- the LOC114604653 gene encoding uncharacterized protein LOC114604653 isoform X1: MRSFTMKTAVICWCLFSIALALPIHHEKDGHVEKDWGIKKSAEVNSDHQGKEAEAAKEKTEQEHWFLEGSDKTKEGKDHSSPAESDKPKEEKEHFSKAESDKPKEEKDHPSNVGSGKTKEDKDSEDKPTSKSTRALKTPKSFALDVREDDQEAQDAENHSAVRELQALLEDFRKQDAENRLADKQLQAPAKGSRMEVQEFIKKFQYSPALDLTEVDQEDAESQPVFKPLQSLAEASQNSPASDLTEVDQENSPASDTREDDQEDAENHPAVKQLQAPAEDSQSAPSSDEAIEKIEPQVSFLTEENTNVAEQQVFDESEPSADVFGDFQDSVEAEV; this comes from the exons GAGATCTTTCACAATGAAGACTGCTGTGATCTGCTGGTGCCTTTTCAGCATTGCCTTGGCTTTGCCA ATTCACCATGAAAAAGATGGCCATGTTGAGAAGGACTGGGGAATAAAGAAG AGCGCTGAGGTTAATTCTGATCACCAGGGAAAAGAAGCTGAAGCAGCCAAAGAAAAAACTGAACAG GAACATTGGTTTCTAGAAGGAAGCGATAAAACTAAGGAAGGAAAG GACCATTCATCTCCAGCAGAAAGCGATAAACCTAAGGAAGAAAAG GAGCATTTTTCTAAAGCTGAAAGCGACAAACCCAAGGAAGAAAAG GACCATCCTTCTAATGTTGGGAGCGGGAAAACCAAGGAAGATAAG GATTCTGAAGATAAGCCTACTTCCAAGAGCACTCGGGCGCTGAAAACACCG AAATCATTTGCTTTGGACGTGAGAGAAGATGACCAGGAG GCTCAGGATGCTGAAAACCATTCTGCTGTCAGAGAACTGCAAGCTCTATTAGAAGATTTTCGG AAGCAGGATGCTGAAAACCGTCTTGCTGACAAACAACTGCAAGCTCCAGCGAAAGGTTCTCGG ATGGAAGTGCAAGAGTTCATCAAGAAGTTTCAG TACTCACCTGCTTTGGACTTGACAGAGGTTGACCAAGAG GATGCTGAAAGTCAACCTGTTTTCAAACCACTGCAGTCCCTTGCAGAAGCTTCTCAG AACTCACCTGCTTCGGACTTGACAGAGGTTGACCAAGAG AATTCACCTGCTTCGGACACCAGAGAGGATGACCAAGAG GATGCTGAAAACCACCCTGCTGTCAAACAACTGCAAGCTCCAGCAGAAGATTCTCAG AGTGCTCCTTCTTCGGATGAAGCTATAGAGAAGATTGAACCACAA GTATCCTTTTTAACAGAAGAAAACACTAACGTTGCTGAGCAACAG GTCTTTGATGAAAGTGAACCGTCAGCCGATGTCTTCGGGGATTTCCAGGACAGTGTGGAAGCTGAAGTTTGA
- the LOC114604653 gene encoding uncharacterized protein LOC114604653 isoform X2 codes for MRSFTMKTAVICWCLFSIALALPIHHEKDGHVEKDWGIKKSAEVNSDHQGKEAEAAKEKTEQDHSSPAESDKPKEEKEHFSKAESDKPKEEKDHPSNVGSGKTKEDKDSEDKPTSKSTRALKTPKSFALDVREDDQEAQDAENHSAVRELQALLEDFRKQDAENRLADKQLQAPAKGSRMEVQEFIKKFQYSPALDLTEVDQEDAESQPVFKPLQSLAEASQNSPASDLTEVDQENSPASDTREDDQEDAENHPAVKQLQAPAEDSQSAPSSDEAIEKIEPQVSFLTEENTNVAEQQVFDESEPSADVFGDFQDSVEAEV; via the exons GAGATCTTTCACAATGAAGACTGCTGTGATCTGCTGGTGCCTTTTCAGCATTGCCTTGGCTTTGCCA ATTCACCATGAAAAAGATGGCCATGTTGAGAAGGACTGGGGAATAAAGAAG AGCGCTGAGGTTAATTCTGATCACCAGGGAAAAGAAGCTGAAGCAGCCAAAGAAAAAACTGAACAG GACCATTCATCTCCAGCAGAAAGCGATAAACCTAAGGAAGAAAAG GAGCATTTTTCTAAAGCTGAAAGCGACAAACCCAAGGAAGAAAAG GACCATCCTTCTAATGTTGGGAGCGGGAAAACCAAGGAAGATAAG GATTCTGAAGATAAGCCTACTTCCAAGAGCACTCGGGCGCTGAAAACACCG AAATCATTTGCTTTGGACGTGAGAGAAGATGACCAGGAG GCTCAGGATGCTGAAAACCATTCTGCTGTCAGAGAACTGCAAGCTCTATTAGAAGATTTTCGG AAGCAGGATGCTGAAAACCGTCTTGCTGACAAACAACTGCAAGCTCCAGCGAAAGGTTCTCGG ATGGAAGTGCAAGAGTTCATCAAGAAGTTTCAG TACTCACCTGCTTTGGACTTGACAGAGGTTGACCAAGAG GATGCTGAAAGTCAACCTGTTTTCAAACCACTGCAGTCCCTTGCAGAAGCTTCTCAG AACTCACCTGCTTCGGACTTGACAGAGGTTGACCAAGAG AATTCACCTGCTTCGGACACCAGAGAGGATGACCAAGAG GATGCTGAAAACCACCCTGCTGTCAAACAACTGCAAGCTCCAGCAGAAGATTCTCAG AGTGCTCCTTCTTCGGATGAAGCTATAGAGAAGATTGAACCACAA GTATCCTTTTTAACAGAAGAAAACACTAACGTTGCTGAGCAACAG GTCTTTGATGAAAGTGAACCGTCAGCCGATGTCTTCGGGGATTTCCAGGACAGTGTGGAAGCTGAAGTTTGA
- the LOC114604653 gene encoding uncharacterized protein LOC114604653 isoform X3, whose product MRSFTMKTAVICWCLFSIALALPIHHEKDGHVEKDWGIKKSAEVNSDHQGKEAEAAKEKTEQEHWFLEGSDKTKEGKDHSSPAESDKPKEEKEHFSKAESDKPKEEKDHPSNVGSGKTKEDKDSEDKPTSKSTRALKTPKSFALDVREDDQEAQDAENHSAVRELQALLEDFRMEVQEFIKKFQYSPALDLTEVDQEDAESQPVFKPLQSLAEASQNSPASDLTEVDQENSPASDTREDDQEDAENHPAVKQLQAPAEDSQSAPSSDEAIEKIEPQVSFLTEENTNVAEQQVFDESEPSADVFGDFQDSVEAEV is encoded by the exons GAGATCTTTCACAATGAAGACTGCTGTGATCTGCTGGTGCCTTTTCAGCATTGCCTTGGCTTTGCCA ATTCACCATGAAAAAGATGGCCATGTTGAGAAGGACTGGGGAATAAAGAAG AGCGCTGAGGTTAATTCTGATCACCAGGGAAAAGAAGCTGAAGCAGCCAAAGAAAAAACTGAACAG GAACATTGGTTTCTAGAAGGAAGCGATAAAACTAAGGAAGGAAAG GACCATTCATCTCCAGCAGAAAGCGATAAACCTAAGGAAGAAAAG GAGCATTTTTCTAAAGCTGAAAGCGACAAACCCAAGGAAGAAAAG GACCATCCTTCTAATGTTGGGAGCGGGAAAACCAAGGAAGATAAG GATTCTGAAGATAAGCCTACTTCCAAGAGCACTCGGGCGCTGAAAACACCG AAATCATTTGCTTTGGACGTGAGAGAAGATGACCAGGAG GCTCAGGATGCTGAAAACCATTCTGCTGTCAGAGAACTGCAAGCTCTATTAGAAGATTTTCGG ATGGAAGTGCAAGAGTTCATCAAGAAGTTTCAG TACTCACCTGCTTTGGACTTGACAGAGGTTGACCAAGAG GATGCTGAAAGTCAACCTGTTTTCAAACCACTGCAGTCCCTTGCAGAAGCTTCTCAG AACTCACCTGCTTCGGACTTGACAGAGGTTGACCAAGAG AATTCACCTGCTTCGGACACCAGAGAGGATGACCAAGAG GATGCTGAAAACCACCCTGCTGTCAAACAACTGCAAGCTCCAGCAGAAGATTCTCAG AGTGCTCCTTCTTCGGATGAAGCTATAGAGAAGATTGAACCACAA GTATCCTTTTTAACAGAAGAAAACACTAACGTTGCTGAGCAACAG GTCTTTGATGAAAGTGAACCGTCAGCCGATGTCTTCGGGGATTTCCAGGACAGTGTGGAAGCTGAAGTTTGA